From Pseudomonas sp. StFLB209, a single genomic window includes:
- a CDS encoding WbqC family protein: MSAVAIMQPYLFPYIGYWQLLHASDCFVVYDDVNYINRGWINRNRILINNAAGLITLPLLDASQNRKINQIQIAPAAQWQRRMLLSMQMAYGKAPCFYQVFPLLEHLLSFESSNLAQFLTYQIQMMASFMGLTARIIPSSQIYNNAHLAAQERILDICRQEGATRYINAQGGRSLYEPRAFANAGIDLQFIAMQPLPYRQRGKVFTPYLSIIDALMEVGAQGIKPHLEAYDYL, encoded by the coding sequence ATGAGTGCAGTGGCGATCATGCAACCCTACCTGTTTCCCTATATTGGCTACTGGCAACTGCTACACGCCTCGGACTGCTTCGTGGTCTATGACGACGTGAACTACATCAACCGCGGCTGGATCAATCGCAACCGGATCCTGATCAATAACGCTGCGGGCTTGATCACTTTGCCGCTGCTTGATGCATCGCAGAACCGCAAGATTAACCAGATCCAGATCGCACCCGCCGCGCAGTGGCAGCGTCGAATGCTGCTGAGTATGCAAATGGCTTATGGCAAAGCGCCCTGCTTCTATCAGGTGTTTCCTTTGCTTGAGCACCTGCTGAGCTTTGAGAGCAGCAACCTTGCGCAATTTCTGACTTATCAGATTCAAATGATGGCGAGCTTCATGGGCCTGACGGCGCGAATCATCCCCAGCAGCCAGATCTACAACAACGCGCACCTGGCGGCGCAGGAGCGGATTCTGGATATTTGCCGCCAGGAAGGTGCAACACGCTACATCAACGCCCAGGGCGGCAGGTCACTGTACGAGCCACGGGCATTTGCCAACGCCGGTATCGATCTGCAATTCATCGCTATGCAGCCACTGCCCTACCGCCAGCGTGGCAAAGTCTTTACCCCGTACCTGTCGATCATCGATGCGCTGATGGAAGTCGGCGCCCAAGGCATAAAACCGCATCTTGAGGCCTACGATTACCTGTGA
- a CDS encoding acetyltransferase: MQKTVIFGVLDTAQLAYYYLKKDPSVEVVGFTVNQRYLPESRHFEGLPVVPFESLHEYFPCVGYKLFAPMTGRRMNRQRESIYLQGKEKGYDFISYVSPQATVNDNLIGENCFILEDNTLQPFTSIGNNVVMWSGNHIGHHSEIRDHAFFASHVVLSGHCLVNGYAWFGVNSTITNNCTIAEGTCVAMGALISKDTQPWQLYVGAPARAVKSSQELDF, from the coding sequence ATGCAAAAGACTGTCATTTTTGGAGTGCTCGATACTGCTCAGTTGGCGTACTACTACTTGAAAAAAGACCCTTCGGTTGAAGTTGTCGGTTTCACGGTCAACCAACGTTATCTCCCGGAATCGAGGCATTTCGAAGGCTTACCGGTGGTGCCGTTCGAATCCCTCCATGAGTATTTTCCGTGTGTCGGGTACAAGCTGTTTGCACCGATGACGGGGCGCAGGATGAACCGTCAGCGTGAGTCGATCTATCTTCAGGGCAAAGAAAAGGGCTACGACTTCATTTCATACGTCAGCCCCCAGGCGACGGTGAATGACAACCTGATCGGTGAGAACTGTTTCATTCTGGAAGACAACACACTGCAACCCTTCACCAGCATCGGTAACAACGTGGTCATGTGGAGTGGTAACCATATTGGTCACCATAGCGAGATTCGCGACCATGCGTTTTTCGCCTCCCATGTGGTCTTGTCCGGGCATTGCCTGGTCAATGGCTATGCCTGGTTCGGCGTCAATTCGACCATCACCAATAATTGCACGATCGCTGAGGGCACCTGTGTCGCCATGGGGGCGCTGATTTCGAAAGACACTCAGCCCTGGCAGTTATATGTCGGTGCCCCGGCGCGCGCGGTGAAAAGCAGTCAGGAACTGGATTTCTAG
- a CDS encoding YcgN family cysteine cluster protein, with amino-acid sequence MTATLEPFWIHKRLDQLNRDEWESLCDGCGLCCLQKLEDEEDNSVYYTRIACKLLDLKTCQCSDYPNRRDAVPDCIQLTPGQADEFKWLPPTCGYRLVSEGKDLPEWHHLVSGDRKAVHRKRISQSGRMLSEDSVPEDDWEDYLIFRAG; translated from the coding sequence ATGACCGCCACACTCGAACCTTTCTGGATCCACAAGCGCCTCGACCAACTGAACCGGGACGAGTGGGAGTCGCTGTGCGATGGGTGCGGATTGTGCTGCCTGCAAAAGCTCGAAGACGAAGAAGACAACAGCGTCTACTACACACGCATCGCCTGCAAGCTGCTGGACCTCAAGACGTGCCAGTGTTCGGACTACCCGAACCGTCGCGATGCCGTGCCCGACTGTATCCAGCTCACCCCAGGCCAGGCCGATGAGTTCAAGTGGCTGCCGCCGACCTGTGGTTATCGGCTGGTCAGCGAAGGCAAGGATCTGCCTGAGTGGCACCACCTGGTCAGCGGTGACCGCAAGGCGGTCCACCGCAAGCGTATCTCCCAGTCCGGGCGCATGCTCAGCGAAGACAGCGTGCCTGAAGATGACTGGGAGGATTACCTGATTTTCCGCGCCGGCTAA
- a CDS encoding nitroreductase family protein has translation MSTHPRVADFDIHPQFIQRWSPRAFSDAVIPEETLLSFIEAARWAPSAYNSQPWRFLYARRGTPNWERYLGLLNEFNRSWAQHASALVVIVSKTTFTAPGASEESPALWHTFDTGSAWGLFALQASLSGWHTHGMAGFDQDLTRQELKIPEHYAIHAVIAVGKAGDKASLPEYLQGREVPSPRQPVSELAAEGDFSL, from the coding sequence ATGAGCACTCATCCTCGCGTTGCCGACTTTGACATTCACCCGCAATTCATCCAACGCTGGTCGCCGCGGGCGTTCAGCGATGCGGTGATCCCGGAAGAAACCCTGCTGAGCTTCATCGAAGCCGCGCGCTGGGCGCCTTCGGCCTACAATTCACAGCCTTGGCGCTTCCTGTATGCGCGCCGTGGTACACCGAACTGGGAACGCTACCTGGGCCTGCTCAATGAATTCAACCGCAGCTGGGCCCAGCACGCCTCAGCCTTGGTGGTCATTGTGTCGAAGACCACCTTCACCGCACCGGGCGCCAGCGAAGAAAGCCCGGCCCTGTGGCACACCTTCGACACCGGCTCCGCCTGGGGGCTGTTTGCCCTGCAGGCGAGCCTGAGCGGCTGGCACACCCACGGCATGGCCGGCTTCGATCAGGACCTGACCCGTCAAGAGCTGAAGATTCCGGAGCACTACGCGATTCACGCGGTGATCGCAGTGGGCAAGGCCGGCGACAAGGCAAGCCTGCCGGAATACCTGCAAGGCCGTGAAGTACCGAGCCCGCGCCAGCCGGTCAGCGAACTGGCTGCCGAAGGTGATTTCAGCCTGTAG
- a CDS encoding YcgL domain-containing protein: MKRICSIYRSPKKNEMYLYVLKSDVLSRVPEGLLTAFGKPQHAFDLVLSPERALAREDITKVLENLDNQGYHLQMPPAEEEYIEHLPEELLRRNDPV; the protein is encoded by the coding sequence TTGAAACGTATTTGCTCCATCTATCGCAGCCCCAAGAAGAACGAGATGTACCTGTACGTCCTGAAAAGTGACGTGCTCAGCCGTGTACCTGAGGGTTTGCTGACCGCGTTCGGCAAGCCGCAGCATGCCTTTGACCTGGTCCTGAGCCCTGAGCGTGCGCTGGCGCGTGAGGACATCACCAAGGTGCTGGAAAATCTCGACAACCAGGGTTATCACCTGCAAATGCCGCCTGCCGAAGAAGAATACATCGAGCATTTGCCCGAAGAACTGCTGCGTCGCAACGATCCGGTGTGA
- the gvpU gene encoding gas vesicle accessory protein GvpU: protein MTDVDQAEQTPSLPDQGYDELIAQFQAQGRQIDWLLQWLVRFVVSTKVELGVTLSVGGNLLSGHLVSHDAYFDQLAEELAAPFGQFHNGTDQSMKEMILSFKPGELAEDDNHAFHFIHLKDAKTYSSDQSPICETGVLWRGRIAAVDGFSIGRIVTH, encoded by the coding sequence ATGACCGATGTAGATCAAGCAGAACAAACCCCTTCGCTTCCGGATCAAGGCTACGATGAGCTGATCGCCCAGTTTCAGGCGCAGGGTCGGCAGATTGATTGGCTGCTGCAGTGGCTGGTCAGGTTTGTGGTGAGTACCAAGGTCGAGCTGGGTGTCACCCTGTCGGTCGGTGGAAATCTGCTGTCAGGACATCTTGTTTCTCATGATGCCTATTTTGATCAGCTAGCCGAGGAGCTGGCGGCGCCTTTTGGTCAATTTCACAACGGTACTGATCAATCAATGAAGGAAATGATTCTGTCGTTCAAACCCGGTGAGCTGGCTGAGGACGATAATCACGCCTTCCACTTCATTCATCTCAAGGACGCCAAAACCTACTCTTCCGACCAGAGCCCGATCTGCGAAACCGGTGTGCTGTGGCGTGGCCGCATCGCCGCGGTAGACGGCTTCAGTATCGGTCGGATCGTGACGCATTGA
- a CDS encoding D-2-hydroxyacid dehydrogenase, whose translation MRVLIAEHDYALYTRLLQQAAPQLEVLSSGDSAQLAEMASDAPVWLGQPDLLATLLRQGHKPQWMQSTWAGITPLLSEHLSREYRLTRAVGIFGQVMAEYVLTYMLGHEREVLARLMSQVERKWDNRPGHSLAGRKVLIVGAGDIGRSVAQFLRPFGVQLFGVASTARELPPFEQVVTLADMAQLLGDMDYVINLLPNTPQTHDLYDAKLFACFKPSALFINTGRGVSVVDADLVEALKEGHLAGAVIDVCRQEPLPRRHPFWTAYGLLLTGHSSAPTSPPAMVELFLDNLRAFEAGEPLRGEVDFARGY comes from the coding sequence ATGCGCGTTCTGATCGCTGAACATGATTACGCTCTCTATACCCGACTGCTGCAACAGGCTGCCCCACAACTTGAAGTCCTGAGCAGTGGTGATTCGGCGCAGTTGGCCGAAATGGCCAGTGATGCGCCGGTCTGGCTGGGCCAGCCCGATCTGCTCGCCACGTTGTTGCGTCAGGGGCACAAACCGCAGTGGATGCAATCAACCTGGGCCGGCATCACGCCGCTGCTCAGTGAGCACCTGAGCCGTGAGTACCGGCTGACCCGTGCGGTGGGTATTTTTGGCCAGGTGATGGCCGAATATGTTCTCACTTATATGCTTGGTCATGAGCGTGAAGTGCTTGCACGGCTGATGAGCCAGGTCGAGCGCAAATGGGATAACCGCCCAGGCCATAGCCTGGCCGGGCGCAAGGTACTGATCGTGGGTGCCGGTGACATTGGTCGGAGTGTTGCGCAGTTTCTACGGCCGTTTGGCGTGCAATTGTTCGGCGTGGCCTCCACGGCGCGTGAGCTGCCGCCCTTTGAACAGGTCGTCACGCTGGCTGATATGGCGCAACTGCTCGGTGATATGGACTATGTGATCAATCTACTGCCCAACACGCCGCAGACTCATGACCTGTACGATGCGAAGCTGTTCGCTTGCTTCAAGCCTTCGGCGCTGTTCATCAACACCGGGCGCGGTGTGTCGGTGGTCGATGCCGACCTGGTAGAGGCGCTCAAGGAAGGCCATCTGGCCGGTGCAGTGATCGACGTCTGCCGCCAGGAGCCCTTGCCTCGGCGTCATCCGTTCTGGACTGCTTACGGCCTGTTGTTGACCGGACACAGTTCAGCGCCCACCTCGCCACCGGCGATGGTCGAACTGTTTCTGGACAACCTGCGCGCCTTTGAAGCGGGCGAGCCATTGCGCGGCGAGGTGGATTTCGCGCGCGGTTACTGA
- a CDS encoding NAD-dependent malic enzyme translates to MTNTTRPLYISYAGPSLLEMPLLNKGSAFTPQERIDFNLIGLLPQNVETIEEQVARAYSQYQQCASDLDKHIFLRSIQDNNETLFFRLLDANLEQMLPIIYTPTVGQACQEFSKIYRTHRGLFISYPDRDRIDDILRSATKDRIKIIVVTDSERILGLGDQGIGGMGIPIGKLSLYTACGGVSPAYTLPIVLDVGTNNRELLDDPMYMGWRHERVTGKEYEDFVALFIEAVQRRWPDVLLQFEDFAQANAMPLLDKYRDVLCCFNDDIQGTASVAVGTLLAACKAKQETLGQQKVVFLGAGSAGCGIAEHIIAAMQVEGLSEAQARKRIFMVDRFGLLTEGMDNLLDFQKRLAQQSADVAGWASAGQDYASLLDVVSNAGATVLIGVSGQRGLFSEEVIRELHKHCPRPLVMPLSNPTSKVEVTPEEVLRWTDGQALVATGSPFAPVNINGRTVHIAQCNNSYIFPGIGLGVLACKASRISDRMLMAASNALAECSPMVTGEGDAVLPPLKDIQQVSRKIALAVAKEAQAEGLALETPEDVILDAIERNFWTPEYRTYRRRSN, encoded by the coding sequence ATGACCAATACCACACGACCGCTGTACATTTCCTACGCAGGTCCTTCCCTGTTGGAAATGCCCCTTCTGAACAAGGGCAGTGCGTTCACTCCGCAAGAGCGGATCGATTTCAACCTGATCGGCTTGTTGCCACAAAACGTGGAAACCATCGAAGAACAGGTGGCCCGGGCCTACAGCCAGTATCAGCAGTGCGCCAGCGATCTGGACAAGCACATCTTCCTGCGCTCGATCCAGGACAACAACGAGACGCTGTTCTTCCGTCTGCTGGACGCGAATCTGGAACAGATGCTGCCGATTATCTACACCCCGACGGTCGGTCAGGCGTGTCAGGAATTCTCCAAGATCTACCGCACCCACCGCGGCCTGTTCATTTCCTATCCTGACCGCGATCGTATCGATGACATCCTGCGCAGCGCGACCAAAGACCGGATCAAGATCATCGTGGTAACCGACAGCGAGCGCATTCTCGGTCTGGGCGACCAGGGCATCGGCGGCATGGGGATCCCGATCGGCAAATTGTCGTTGTACACCGCCTGCGGTGGGGTCAGCCCGGCCTACACCCTGCCGATCGTGCTGGATGTCGGCACCAACAACCGTGAATTGCTGGATGACCCGATGTACATGGGCTGGCGCCACGAGCGGGTGACCGGCAAGGAGTACGAAGACTTCGTTGCGCTGTTCATCGAAGCGGTACAGCGCCGCTGGCCGGACGTGCTGCTGCAGTTCGAAGACTTTGCCCAGGCCAACGCCATGCCGTTGCTGGACAAATACCGCGACGTGCTGTGCTGCTTCAACGATGACATTCAGGGCACCGCGTCCGTGGCGGTGGGTACGCTGCTGGCGGCCTGCAAGGCCAAGCAGGAAACCCTCGGCCAGCAGAAAGTGGTGTTTCTGGGCGCCGGTTCCGCCGGTTGCGGTATCGCCGAACACATCATCGCCGCCATGCAGGTCGAGGGCCTGAGCGAGGCCCAGGCACGCAAGCGGATCTTCATGGTCGACCGTTTCGGTCTGCTCACCGAGGGCATGGATAACCTGCTGGACTTCCAGAAGCGCCTGGCGCAGCAGTCTGCTGACGTGGCCGGTTGGGCAAGCGCCGGTCAGGACTATGCGTCACTGCTGGATGTGGTCAGCAACGCTGGCGCCACCGTACTGATCGGGGTTTCGGGTCAGCGTGGCCTGTTCAGCGAAGAAGTGATCCGTGAGTTGCACAAGCACTGCCCGCGTCCGCTGGTGATGCCACTGTCCAACCCGACCTCCAAGGTCGAGGTCACGCCTGAGGAAGTCCTGCGCTGGACCGACGGCCAGGCCCTGGTTGCCACCGGTAGCCCGTTTGCCCCGGTGAACATCAACGGTCGCACCGTACACATTGCCCAGTGCAACAACTCGTACATCTTCCCGGGCATCGGTCTGGGTGTCCTGGCGTGCAAGGCTTCGCGAATCAGCGACCGCATGCTGATGGCAGCCTCGAACGCCTTGGCCGAATGCTCGCCTATGGTGACCGGGGAGGGCGATGCGGTGTTGCCGCCGCTCAAGGACATTCAGCAGGTCAGCCGCAAGATCGCTCTGGCCGTGGCCAAAGAGGCCCAGGCCGAAGGGCTGGCGCTGGAAACGCCGGAAGACGTTATTCTCGACGCCATCGAGCGCAACTTCTGGACGCCTGAGTACCGTACCTACCGTCGGCGTTCCAACTGA
- a CDS encoding copper resistance protein B — translation MSRRPALLLTTSLLFSPVALAAQGTGHNMDHSSHGAMADPAMHAQPLDEHAGHAPAPATDAHQGHAGHDMSTHSGHSMPPAVASPVPPLTDADRAAVYQHPAGHQMHDNAWNHQVLLDRLEWQDGEHGSALAWNVDGWVGGDIDRLWLRSEGERSQGRTEHAEVQALWGHSISPWWDLLGGIRQDFNPGAAQTWAAFGIQGMPLSGLEKATAFIGEGGQAALRLEAEYDLLITNRLILQPSAEVNLYASNDEQRGVGAGLADSELGLRLRYEIRREFAPYIGVTWNHRYGNSADYARAEGEARSEARLVLGVRLWF, via the coding sequence ATGAGCCGCCGCCCTGCCCTGCTATTGACCACCAGCCTGCTGTTCAGCCCGGTCGCGCTGGCCGCGCAAGGCACCGGTCACAATATGGACCACTCCAGCCACGGCGCCATGGCGGACCCTGCCATGCACGCCCAGCCGCTAGACGAGCATGCAGGACACGCGCCTGCGCCCGCCACTGATGCTCATCAGGGTCACGCAGGCCACGACATGAGCACACACAGCGGCCATTCAATGCCACCCGCCGTTGCCTCGCCAGTCCCGCCCCTGACCGACGCTGACCGGGCGGCGGTGTACCAGCACCCGGCAGGGCACCAGATGCACGACAACGCCTGGAATCACCAGGTGTTGCTGGACAGGCTCGAATGGCAGGATGGCGAACACGGCAGTGCGCTGGCCTGGAATGTCGACGGCTGGGTCGGTGGGGACATCGACCGGTTGTGGTTACGCAGCGAGGGCGAACGCAGTCAAGGGCGTACCGAGCACGCCGAAGTACAGGCGCTGTGGGGCCATTCAATTTCGCCCTGGTGGGATTTGCTGGGTGGCATACGTCAGGACTTCAATCCCGGTGCCGCGCAAACCTGGGCGGCGTTCGGGATTCAGGGCATGCCGCTGTCCGGGCTGGAAAAAGCTACGGCGTTTATCGGCGAAGGCGGCCAGGCTGCGCTACGCCTGGAGGCCGAGTACGACTTGCTGATTACCAACCGGCTGATCCTGCAGCCTTCGGCAGAGGTCAACCTGTATGCCAGCAACGATGAGCAACGCGGGGTCGGTGCAGGTCTTGCCGACAGCGAACTGGGTTTGCGCCTGCGCTATGAGATCCGCCGCGAGTTTGCGCCCTATATCGGCGTGACCTGGAACCATCGCTACGGCAATAGCGCTGACTACGCCAGGGCTGAGGGTGAAGCGCGCAGTGAAGCACGGCTGGTGCTGGGGGTACGGCTGTGGTTCTGA
- the rnd gene encoding ribonuclease D — translation MAIDIHWIRDDDSLARQCTQWQSLPFIAVDTEFMRVDTFYPIAGLLQVGYGNNAWLIDPLLINDWHPLAVLLEDPAVTKVLHACSEDLEVLLRLTGSLPLPLFDTQLAAGYLNIGFSMGYSRLVQAVLDIELPKGETRSDWLQRPLSDTQVSYAAEDAMHLAELFNKLQPQLSAEKYAWVLEDGAELVANLRRESDPREAYREAKLAWKLSRQQLAVLRELCTWREQQARIRNQPRNRILREASLWPLAKTQPDQLTTLARIEDMHPRTVRQDGEFLLQLIKSAGNTPAEQWPAPLPEPLPIEASAMLKSLRAIGQQYAERLDMAPELMLRKKTLELLLKSGYPQGPYQLPDSLRGWRRELMGQALLDSLASVGEQP, via the coding sequence GTGGCCATCGATATTCACTGGATCCGCGACGACGACAGCCTTGCCCGCCAATGCACGCAATGGCAGTCCCTGCCGTTTATCGCCGTCGACACCGAATTCATGCGGGTCGATACCTTCTATCCGATCGCCGGTTTACTGCAGGTCGGATATGGCAACAACGCCTGGCTGATCGATCCTTTGCTGATCAACGACTGGCACCCGCTGGCGGTACTGCTGGAAGACCCGGCCGTTACCAAAGTTCTGCATGCCTGCAGCGAAGACCTCGAAGTCTTGCTGCGCCTCACCGGCAGCCTGCCGCTACCGTTGTTCGATACCCAACTGGCAGCCGGTTACCTGAACATCGGCTTTTCGATGGGCTATTCGCGGCTGGTGCAAGCGGTGCTGGACATCGAACTGCCCAAGGGCGAGACCCGTTCCGACTGGCTGCAGCGGCCACTGTCCGATACGCAGGTCAGCTATGCGGCAGAAGACGCCATGCATCTGGCCGAGCTGTTCAACAAGTTGCAGCCACAGCTATCGGCCGAGAAGTACGCCTGGGTTCTGGAAGACGGCGCCGAACTGGTCGCCAATCTGCGTCGCGAAAGCGATCCGCGCGAGGCTTACCGCGAGGCCAAGCTGGCCTGGAAGCTGTCTCGTCAGCAATTGGCGGTGCTGCGTGAGCTGTGCACCTGGCGTGAGCAGCAGGCGCGGATTCGCAACCAGCCGCGTAATCGTATCCTGCGTGAAGCTTCGTTGTGGCCGTTGGCCAAGACCCAGCCGGATCAGCTCACCACGCTGGCGCGCATCGAAGACATGCACCCGCGTACCGTGCGTCAGGATGGCGAGTTTCTCTTGCAACTGATCAAGAGCGCGGGCAATACCCCTGCCGAGCAATGGCCGGCGCCGCTGCCGGAGCCGCTGCCGATCGAAGCCTCGGCCATGCTCAAGTCATTGCGCGCCATCGGCCAGCAGTACGCCGAGCGCCTGGATATGGCGCCGGAATTGATGCTGCGCAAGAAAACCCTGGAGTTGCTGCTCAAAAGCGGCTATCCCCAAGGGCCTTACCAATTACCCGATTCGCTGCGTGGCTGGCGCCGTGAGTTGATGGGCCAGGCACTGCTCGACAGCCTGGCCAGTGTCGGAGAACAGCCTTGA
- a CDS encoding YgaP family membrane protein, which produces MSDTPIIERIDRPFPPQRPEQNVQGWERITSLAGGVALVGKGLRRGGLFGLVQLAIGGAVLARGITGHCSAKSLLEKSRSDLHRARTDIERAGAELHHLKRKAEKTAPKVIEAVKETVIDEVATPKTSRPEI; this is translated from the coding sequence ATGAGCGATACCCCGATCATCGAACGCATTGACCGCCCATTCCCGCCACAACGCCCGGAACAGAACGTTCAGGGCTGGGAGCGCATCACCTCGCTGGCCGGTGGCGTGGCGCTGGTAGGCAAAGGGCTGCGCCGGGGCGGGCTGTTCGGTCTGGTACAGCTGGCCATCGGCGGCGCGGTTCTGGCCCGTGGCATCACCGGCCACTGCTCGGCCAAGAGCCTGCTGGAGAAAAGCCGTAGCGATCTGCACCGTGCACGGACCGATATCGAACGTGCCGGCGCCGAACTGCACCACCTGAAAAGAAAAGCCGAAAAAACCGCGCCCAAAGTGATCGAGGCGGTGAAAGAGACGGTCATTGACGAGGTCGCCACCCCGAAGACCTCCAGGCCTGAGATCTGA
- a CDS encoding RNA methyltransferase, with translation MGNKRYACIGLYNPKSPENVGSVMRAAGCYGVASVFYTGKRYERARDFVTDTKKIHQDIPLIGIEDLKQILPLGCTPVAVELVEGARALPEYTHPDRALYIFGPEDGSLDQEIRDWCEDVVYIPTEGCMNLAATVNVVLYDRMAKGNNTRSGAQFGRDKVTEPTPAARAAIDADSGNS, from the coding sequence GTGGGCAACAAACGCTACGCCTGTATCGGACTGTATAACCCCAAATCCCCGGAAAATGTCGGCTCGGTCATGCGCGCCGCCGGTTGCTATGGCGTGGCGTCGGTGTTCTACACCGGTAAACGCTATGAGCGCGCCAGGGACTTTGTTACCGACACCAAGAAGATCCACCAGGATATCCCGCTGATCGGTATTGAAGACCTCAAACAGATCCTGCCGCTGGGCTGCACCCCAGTGGCAGTCGAGCTGGTCGAAGGTGCCCGCGCCTTGCCGGAGTACACCCACCCTGATCGCGCCCTGTATATCTTCGGCCCGGAAGATGGCTCGCTGGACCAGGAGATCCGCGACTGGTGCGAGGACGTGGTGTACATCCCTACCGAAGGCTGCATGAACCTCGCGGCGACGGTCAATGTGGTGCTCTACGACCGCATGGCCAAGGGCAACAACACCCGCTCCGGTGCGCAGTTCGGTCGTGACAAGGTCACCGAGCCCACGCCAGCCGCCCGCGCAGCCATTGATGCAGATTCGGGGAACAGTTGA
- a CDS encoding copper resistance system multicopper oxidase — MPFKTSRRTFVQGLAAGGLLGGLGLLATPLRAAAVGNQQPLELSGTEFELFIGETPVNITGRPRTALTINNGLPGPLLRWREGDTVTVRVRNRLQEPTSIHWHGIILPANMDGVPGLSFAGIAPDGMYEYRFKVRQNGTYWYHSHSGLQEQAGVYGPLIIDARQPEPFEYQREHVVMLTDWTDEKPATLLKKLKQQGDYYNRQKRTLIDFIDDVGRHGWSQTVADRKMWAQMRMNPTDIADVGGATYTYLMNGQAPDMNWTGLFTPGEKVRLRLINGSAMSYFDLRIPGLKMTVVAADGLHVEPVTVDELRIAVAETYDVIIEPQAPAYTLFAQAMDRSGFACGTLASQPGLRAPVPQLDPRPLLGMADMNMSHAGMGHDQINHGQMNHAAMPAMPGMQHGSGSQPIEHPASEEGNPLVDMQTTQPTAKLDDPGIGLRDNGRRVLTYADLRSRFADPDGREPGRSIELHLTGHMEKFAWSFNGVKFSDAEPLLLRYGERVRIVLVNDTMMTHPIHLHGMWSDLEDEHGRFMVRKHTIDMPPGTRRSYRVTADALGRWAYHCHLLYHMETGMFREVRVQE; from the coding sequence ATGCCTTTCAAGACTTCACGACGTACGTTCGTTCAGGGCCTGGCCGCCGGCGGGCTGCTGGGTGGGCTGGGCTTGCTGGCTACGCCGCTGCGGGCCGCTGCGGTCGGCAATCAGCAGCCGCTGGAATTGAGCGGCACCGAATTCGAGCTGTTCATCGGTGAAACGCCGGTGAACATCACCGGTCGGCCGCGTACCGCACTGACCATCAATAACGGCTTGCCCGGCCCGTTGTTGCGCTGGCGTGAGGGCGATACGGTGACGGTGCGCGTGCGTAACCGGCTGCAAGAACCGACCTCCATTCACTGGCACGGCATCATCCTGCCAGCCAATATGGACGGTGTACCGGGCCTGAGTTTTGCCGGAATCGCCCCTGACGGCATGTATGAGTACCGCTTCAAGGTGCGCCAGAACGGCACCTACTGGTATCACAGCCACTCCGGGTTACAGGAGCAGGCCGGGGTCTACGGGCCGCTGATCATCGATGCCAGGCAACCCGAGCCGTTCGAGTACCAGCGTGAGCATGTGGTGATGCTCACTGACTGGACCGACGAGAAACCTGCCACGCTGCTGAAGAAACTCAAGCAGCAAGGCGATTACTACAATCGCCAGAAACGCACCCTGATCGACTTCATTGACGACGTCGGCCGGCACGGCTGGAGCCAGACTGTCGCCGACCGGAAAATGTGGGCGCAGATGCGCATGAACCCCACCGATATCGCTGATGTCGGCGGCGCGACCTACACCTACCTGATGAACGGCCAGGCACCGGACATGAACTGGACCGGGCTGTTCACGCCCGGCGAAAAGGTCCGCCTGCGGCTGATCAACGGCTCGGCCATGAGCTACTTCGACCTGCGCATACCGGGCCTGAAAATGACCGTGGTTGCCGCCGATGGCTTGCATGTCGAACCCGTGACCGTCGATGAACTGCGTATCGCCGTGGCAGAAACCTATGACGTGATCATCGAGCCACAGGCCCCCGCCTACACCCTGTTCGCCCAGGCCATGGACCGCAGCGGCTTTGCCTGCGGCACGCTGGCCAGCCAGCCGGGGCTACGTGCGCCAGTGCCGCAGTTGGACCCACGGCCACTGCTGGGCATGGCCGATATGAACATGAGCCATGCGGGCATGGGCCATGACCAGATAAACCATGGCCAAATGAATCACGCCGCCATGCCAGCGATGCCGGGCATGCAGCATGGCAGCGGTTCGCAACCCATCGAACACCCCGCCAGCGAAGAGGGCAATCCGCTGGTTGATATGCAGACCACCCAGCCAACGGCCAAGCTGGATGATCCAGGTATCGGCCTGCGCGATAACGGCCGACGGGTGCTGACTTACGCTGACCTGCGCAGCCGCTTCGCTGACCCCGATGGCCGCGAACCAGGCCGCAGCATTGAACTGCACCTGACCGGGCACATGGAAAAATTCGCCTGGTCGTTCAATGGTGTGAAGTTTTCCGACGCCGAACCCTTGTTGCTCAGGTATGGCGAGCGGGTGCGTATCGTGCTGGTCAACGACACCATGATGACCCACCCCATTCACTTGCATGGCATGTGGAGCGATCTGGAGGACGAGCACGGGCGCTTCATGGTCCGCAAGCACACCATCGACATGCCGCCCGGCACGCGGCGCAGCTACCGGGTGACTGCCGACGCGCTGGGCCGCTGGGCCTATCACTGCCACCTGCTGTACCACATGGAGACCGGCATGTTCCGCGAAGTGAGGGTACAAGAATGA